The sequence TCATCCGAGCTGTCCACTAAAATTTAATGAACAATCCGGATGATACAAATTCCTCCTTCCCCATAAATTTTATCAAAGAACTATCTTATTTTACATCTTAATTATAGCAAATGAAATTTAATTTGTCAAGGACTGCACCCTACTCCCCGAGAGTTTTTCTCGGGGTTTCTACTGTTTTGAAACAGAAAAGCCATGCAATGTATCCCAATAATTTTTAAAGGTTGACATTCTTTTCCATATTTCAAACGAATATCTGATTCATTGGCTTTAAAAATGGTATTTTCTATTTTAATTTTCTCGAAAACTTTTTCACAATCTGTTTCATTACTAAAAATTGCCCAGCGATGGGCTTTTTTGTTTATTAGCTACTAATGTATGAGTGGTAAGATAACTCAGGTTGACCTTTCTTATTTAATTTGATATTTTAAATTAATATAGGTTTTATTAACTGAAATACTATGGCGGAGGAAGAAAAATCAGAAAAAGACTTATTGGTTGCCCTTATTCTTTCTTTTCTTTTTGGATGGACTGGTATTGACCGTATTTATCTGGGTCATTATTCAACTGGATTTCTAAAGGCGGTTACCTTCGGTGGTGTCGGTCTCTGGTGGTTGCTCGATATTTTCCTTCTCCTTACAGGAGAAATGAAAGATGGTGAAGGCAAACCGATCGACTTCTTTTAATATAAATGTTAGGCGGTTTGTAATAATTGTTGAGTTTGTTGTAAGATTAATTTAGGATATTTAATCAATTCTATCCAATTGGGGCTCAGAAATTGTTTACAACTTCACGCCCCTGCCCGAGAGTTTTTCTCGGGGTTTTTATTATAGACAATATCTTGTTAATTCAATACAATTAAGAAATATGCCATCCAAGGTATTTTCAGCTGCTATTGTCGGGCTCGATGCTCAAATTATTGAAGTAGAAGTTGATGTTTCTTATGGTCTTCGTTGTTTTAATATTGTTGGTCTGCCCGATAAGGCAGTAGAAGAATCAAGGGAAAGAGTAGAGGCAGCAATAAAAAGCACAAAGCTTTTGCCGCCCCATCGAAAACCTCTCAGGGTTTTGGTAAATTTGGCTCCGGCTGATTTAAAAAAGGAAGGTTCTTTATATGACCTCCCAATTGCCCTGGGATTTTTGGTAGCCTCTAAACAGACAAAGTTTAATCCTCAAGATAAGATTTTTCTTGGAGAATTAGCTTTAGATGGAAAATTGAGACCAATTAGAGGAACTTTATCTATTGCCTCGATTGTGAAAGAAAAGGGGTTTTCTGAAATTATCTTGCCAAAGATTAATGCTGCTGAAGCTTCTTTGATTAAGGGTTTAAAGGTAATCGGGGTAGAATCTCTAAAAGAAACTATTGAATACTTAGAAGAGAGAAGAAAAATTTCTCCTTTTGAAATTAATATTGAAGATTTTTTGGAAAAACCTGAATATCCGGTTGACCTTTGCTGGATTAAAGGCCAGGAGTATGCCAAAAGGGCTCTAGAGATTGCTGCTGCCGGCAGTCATAATCTCTTAATGTCAGGGCCACCAGGAGCTGGCAAAACTTTGTTGGCAAAAGCCATTCCTTCTATCTTGCCAAGACTTTCTTTTGAAGAGTCATTAGAAGTTACCAAAATCTATAGTATAGCTGGACTTTTATCAAAAAATAAACCATTAATTAATCTCAGGCCATTTCGGTCTCCTCACCATACTGCATCTGAAGTTGGTTTAATTGGAGGAGGAAGTCCACCCCGGCCAGGAGAAATAACCTTATCCCATCGGGGAGTTTTGTTTTTGGATGAATTTCCTGAATTTCATCGAGATGTTTTAGAAAGTCTCCGTCAACCAATTGAAGAAGGGGAAATTACTATTTTAAGAGCAAGGCATTCTCTGACCTTGCCAGCCCGCTTTACTTTGGTGGCAGCAACCAATCCCTGCCCTTGTGGATATCTAAATGACCCAGAAAAAAATTGTACCTGTACTCCCTCTCAGATTCAAAAATACAAAAGAAAACTTTCCGGTCCTTTAATGGATAGGGTTGACCTTTTTATTGAAGTCCCTCCTTTAAAGTATGAAAAATTAGTAGCTCCAGATAATGAATATTCCAGCCAAAGAATAAGAGAAAGAGTGGAAAGGGCTCGTCAAATTCAAAAAGAAAGATTTTTTAATAAAAAGGCCTTAGTTAATTCAGAAATGAAAATTCCAGTAATTAAAAAATATTGCCAAATTAATTTAAAATCTCAGGATCTTTTAAGAAATTATGTTAATTCTGGTAGGCTCTCGGCTCGGGGTTATCACCGAGTCCTAAAAGTTGCCAGGACAATTGCTGACTTAGATAGTTCAGAAAATATTTCTTATTCCCATTTAGCTGAGGCTTTAATGTACAGAATAAGAGAAGGATAATGATAAGTTGAGTTATTAAAAAAGCGGGAATTAATCCCGTTTTTTTATTACTTTGAAAAGATAAATTTTTTATCTAGCAAATGGGTTTTTAGCGCCCCGGACCCCGAAGTGAAGATGGCAACCAGTTGACCTTCCGGCTCCCGGAGTACCTGGTTGGCCACCCATTAGGGCAATCATTTGCCCCTGGGAAACTTGTTCTCCCGGACTAACCAAACTACTGGCAATATGACCATACATTGTTACTACACCGTTGGGATGTAAAACTGTCAGATAATTTCCTGCTCCTTTATTCCAGCCATATTGAACTCTTAAAACTTTCCCTCCAGCAGCCGCATAAATTAGCTCACCGCATTTCCCATGAGTAAAATCTATGGCATTGTACCAATGGAGCCCCTGGCTAATGCTACAAGGAGAAGAAATAGGACAAATAAAATAACTTGTAGCCAAGGGGACATAGGAAGAAACATATTTTGGCGATGGAGGAGGCATTACTCCATCAGGGATAATTAAGATATCGCCGATATAAATATCTCCTTCTTCGGAAAGCTCATTGAAAGCAATGATATTTGCTATCTCTTCCTTGTATTCTTTAGCAATTTTGCTTAAAGTCTCACCCGATTTAACATGGTGGATTACTCCTGAAACCGGCAAAATAACCAATTTTTGTCCAGGTTTTATAATCGAACTTTTATTTAAATCATTAGCCCAAAGTAAAGTATTAAGAGAAATATCAAAATTTTCAGCAATAGTTGTGAGATTATCTCCTGATTGAACTATATACTCAACAATCTCTTTTTTGATTTCTGATTCAGAACTTCCTATCAAACTTCCTAAAATCTGGGGGGTAACCATAACCGGGGGAAAAGAACCTTTTAGGGTGCTTTTTTGGATTAAATAAAAATCAGGGGATTCTACCCGGGAATTTTTTATTGGGCCTAAAAATAAATTCTCCTCTTTTTGCTGGAGCCATTGGAAAAAAGAGGAGTCTTTTTTATTGTTTAAAAATTGAGAAAAAATAGAAAAAATAATTCCCAATAAAATAATTGAAATTATTCCTAAATAAAGAAAGGAGTCTTTTGGAGATCCTTTAAAAATTATCATTTTAAGTTTTTGAAAAAAATTAGGAATATTTTTCTCTTTTATTAAGTTTTATTGCTCTTTTTCAGTTTAGCCAATCAAAAACAAATGTCAAGCCCTTGCCCAATATGGTATTATTAATTGATGGAGCTGACTTCGATAAGATTTTTAAAAAAATTACTCAAAAAATATCAGGCTCGTCCTTTAAAAAGGTTTGGCCAGAATTTTTTAATTGATAAAAAGGTTTTAGAGAAAATTATTGAGGCGGCGAGTCTCCAGCCAAAAGATATTATTTTAGAAATTGGCCCGGGAATTGGCACTTTAACTTTAGAATTAACAAAAAGAGTAAAGAAAGTTATTGCTATTGAAAAAGATAAAAAGATGTATGAAATATTGAAAGAAACCCTTGCCGATTTTAAAAATGTAGAAATTATCCAAGAAGATATTTTAAAACTAGACCTTAAGCCCTACACCCTATACCCTTATAAAGTTGTGGCTAATCTACCTTATTATATTGTTTCCCCAACAATCCGCAAATTCTTAGAATTGTGCGAGGCTAAGCCTCGAACAATGATTCTAATGATTCAAAAAGAAGTAGCCCAGAGGATTTGTTCAAGGCCACCAAATATGAGTATCCTGTCAATCTCTGTTCAATTTTATGCAAAACCAGAAATTATATCTTTTGTTTCGAAAAAATC is a genomic window of Patescibacteria group bacterium containing:
- a CDS encoding TM2 domain-containing protein is translated as MAEEEKSEKDLLVALILSFLFGWTGIDRIYLGHYSTGFLKAVTFGGVGLWWLLDIFLLLTGEMKDGEGKPIDFF
- a CDS encoding YifB family Mg chelatase-like AAA ATPase gives rise to the protein MPSKVFSAAIVGLDAQIIEVEVDVSYGLRCFNIVGLPDKAVEESRERVEAAIKSTKLLPPHRKPLRVLVNLAPADLKKEGSLYDLPIALGFLVASKQTKFNPQDKIFLGELALDGKLRPIRGTLSIASIVKEKGFSEIILPKINAAEASLIKGLKVIGVESLKETIEYLEERRKISPFEINIEDFLEKPEYPVDLCWIKGQEYAKRALEIAAAGSHNLLMSGPPGAGKTLLAKAIPSILPRLSFEESLEVTKIYSIAGLLSKNKPLINLRPFRSPHHTASEVGLIGGGSPPRPGEITLSHRGVLFLDEFPEFHRDVLESLRQPIEEGEITILRARHSLTLPARFTLVAATNPCPCGYLNDPEKNCTCTPSQIQKYKRKLSGPLMDRVDLFIEVPPLKYEKLVAPDNEYSSQRIRERVERARQIQKERFFNKKALVNSEMKIPVIKKYCQINLKSQDLLRNYVNSGRLSARGYHRVLKVARTIADLDSSENISYSHLAEALMYRIREG
- a CDS encoding LysM peptidoglycan-binding domain-containing protein, producing the protein MIIFKGSPKDSFLYLGIISIILLGIIFSIFSQFLNNKKDSSFFQWLQQKEENLFLGPIKNSRVESPDFYLIQKSTLKGSFPPVMVTPQILGSLIGSSESEIKKEIVEYIVQSGDNLTTIAENFDISLNTLLWANDLNKSSIIKPGQKLVILPVSGVIHHVKSGETLSKIAKEYKEEIANIIAFNELSEEGDIYIGDILIIPDGVMPPPSPKYVSSYVPLATSYFICPISSPCSISQGLHWYNAIDFTHGKCGELIYAAAGGKVLRVQYGWNKGAGNYLTVLHPNGVVTMYGHIASSLVSPGEQVSQGQMIALMGGQPGTPGAGRSTGCHLHFGVRGAKNPFAR
- the rsmA gene encoding ribosomal RNA small subunit methyltransferase A; protein product: MELTSIRFLKKLLKKYQARPLKRFGQNFLIDKKVLEKIIEAASLQPKDIILEIGPGIGTLTLELTKRVKKVIAIEKDKKMYEILKETLADFKNVEIIQEDILKLDLKPYTLYPYKVVANLPYYIVSPTIRKFLELCEAKPRTMILMIQKEVAQRICSRPPNMSILSISVQFYAKPEIISFVSKKSFWPQPKVDSAILRIAPLINADRKLIITDLFFKIVKAGFSQPRKQLVNNLSKRLKLDKEKIKNWLLKNKIQPNQRAETLSVEDWMNLIKTYHFQ